From Lolium perenne isolate Kyuss_39 chromosome 5, Kyuss_2.0, whole genome shotgun sequence, a single genomic window includes:
- the LOC127299232 gene encoding uncharacterized protein has translation MPSLQKALPPELADNALRLYRECLRRAKFIGSQQHNTGLLVSMVRQQFKKNMHETDPEKIQKMKDDAARGLINHIIYESEKMTGRKFSG, from the exons ATGCCGTCACTTCAAAAGGCTTTACCTCCAGAACTTGCTGATAATGCACTCAGA TTATACCGCGAATGCTTAAGGAGGGCTAAGTTCATCGGGAGTCAG CAACACAACACCGGGCTTCTTGTTTCCATGGTGAGACAACAGTTCAAGAAAAACATGCATGAAACTGATCCAGAGAAGATACAGAAAATGAAGGATGA TGCGGCAAGGGGTCTTATCAATCACATTATTTACGAGTCCGAGAAGATGACAGGGCGTAAGTTCTCAGGTTAA
- the LOC127299233 gene encoding probable boron transporter 2: MEESFVPLRGITNDLRGRLTCYKQDWTGGFRAGIRILAPTTYIFFASAIPVISFGEQLERSTDGVLTAVQTLASTALCGIIHSIVGGQPLLILGVAEPTVIMYTFMFSFAKDRDDLGPNLFLAWAGWVCVWTAILLFSMAVLGACSIINRFTRIAGELFGLLIAMLFMQQAIKGLVDEFRIPERENIKALQFVPSWRFANGMFAIVLSFGLLLTALRSRKARSWRYGAGWLRGFIADYGVPLMVLVWTGVSYIPHDSVPKGIPRRLFSPNPWSPGAYDNWTVIKDMPHVPLMYIIGAFIPATMIAVLYYFDHSVASQLAQQAEFNLRKPPSFHYDLLLLGFLTLLCGLIGIPPSNGVIPQSPMHTKSLATLKHQILRNRLVATARQSMRQNASLSQLYGSMQDAYQQIQTPLIYQQQSVKGLNELKDSTVQLASSMGNIDAPVDETVFDIEKEIDDLLPMEVKEQRLSNLLQAVMVGGCVAAMPLLKKIPTAVLWGYFAFMAIESLPGNQFWERILLLFTAPSRRYKVLEEYHTTFVETVPFKTIAMFTLFQTTYLLVCFGITWIPLAGVLFPLMIMLLVPVRQYILPKLFKGAHLNDLDAAEYEESPAIPFNLAAQDIDVALGRTQSAEILDDMFTRSRGEIKRLNSPKITSSGGTPVTELKGLRSPCISEKAYSPRVTELRHERSPLGRRDSPRTGETRPSKFGEGSTPK; the protein is encoded by the exons ATGGAGGAGAGCTTCGTGCCCCTCCGAGGCATCACGAACGACCTCCGTGGGCGGCTCACCTGCTACAAGCAGGACTGGACAGGAGGGTTCCGTGCCGGTATCAG GATCCTAGCGCCAACCACTTACATATTCTTCGCGTCCGCGATACCAGTGATATCATTCGGAGAGCAGTTGGAGAGGAGCACTG ATGGAGTCCTCACAGCCGTGCAGACACTGGCATCCACTGCCCTGTGTGGCATAATCCACTCCATTGTGGGAGGGCAGCCTCTGCTGATCCTTGGCGTCGCCGAGCCTACGGTCATCATGTACACCTTCATGTTCAGCTTTGCCAAGGACAGGGACGACCTCGGTCCGAACCTGTTCCTTGCTTGGGCCGGTTG GGTCTGTGTGTGGACTGCCATCTTGCTGTTCTCGATGGCAGTACTAGGCGCGTGCTCGATCATAAACCGGTTCACCCGTATCGCCGGCGAGCTGTTCGGGCTCCTCATCGCCATGCTCTTCATGCAGCAAGCTATCAAG GGACTTGTTGACGAATTTCGAATTCCCGAGCGGGAGAACATAAAAGCACTGCAGTTTGTCCCTTCATGGAGGTTTGCCAACGGAATGTTCGCCATCGTATTGTCATTTGGCCTTTTGCTCACAGCACTGCGGAGCAGGAAAGCGCGGTCATGGCGCTATGGGGCAG GCTGGCTGCGTGGCTTCATCGCCGACTATGGTGTTCCACTGATGGTCCTAGTGTGGACAGGAGTTTCTTACATACCACATGACAGTGTGCCAAAAGGAATCCCGAGGCGTCTTTTCAGCCCTAACCCATGGTCACCTGGTGCATATGACAACTGGACAGTCATCAAG GATATGCCCCATGTGCCACTCATGTACATAATTGGTGCCTTCATACCTGCAACAATGATTGCTGTCCTTTACTACTTTGATCACAGTGTAGCATCCCAGCTTGCTCAGCAGGCAGAGTTCAATTTGAGGAAGCCTCCATCTTTCCACTATGATTTGCTTCTCCTAGGCTTCCTG ACACTGTTATGTGGCCTAATTGGTATCCCTCCCTCCAATGGCGTCATTCCACAGTCGCCGATGCATACAAAGAGCTTGGCTACTCTAAAGCATCAG ATACTCCGCAACCGACTTGTAGCCACAGCACGACAAAGCATGCGCCAGAATGCAAGCTTGAGCCAACTGTACGGCAGCATGCAGGATGCTTATCAGCAGATTCAGACACCACTAATCTACCAGCAACAGTCTGTCAAA GGCTTAAACGAGCTTAAGGACTCAACTGTCCAGTTAGCATCAAGCATGGGTAACATCGATGCACCAGTTGACGAGACAGTCTTTGACATAGAGAAAGAGATTGATGATCTGCTGCCCATGGAGGTCAAAGAACAACGGTTGAGCAATTTGCTACAGGCTGTGATGGTTGGGGGCTGTGTTGCTGCTATGCCGTTGCTCAAGAAGATCCCCACAGCTGTCCTCTGGGGCTACTTTGCCTTCATGGCTATTGAGAGCTTGCCTGGTAACCAGTTCTGGGAGAGGATATTACTGCTCTTCACTGCTCCCAGCAGAAGATACAA GGTGCTAGAAGAGTACCATACCACATTTGTCGAGACTGTGCCATTCAAGACGATAGCCATGTTCACACTCTTCCAGACTACATATCTGCTTGTCTGCTTTGGTATCACATGGATCCCATTAGCTGGGGTTCTTTTCCCCCTGATGATCATGCTCCTGGTTCCAGTTAGGCAGTATATCCTCCCCAAGCTCTTCAAAGGTGCACATCTCAATGACCTGGACGCAGCAGAGTATGAGGAATCACCAGCTATACCTTTCAACCTTGCAGCG CAAGATATTGATGTTGCATTGGGACGCACCCAGAGCGCAGAGATCCTTGATGACATGTTCACCAGAAGCCGTGGTGAGATCAAGCGCTTGAATAGTCCTAAGATCACGAGCTCAGGTGGCACTCCTGTCACAGAACTGAAAGGCCTTCGCAGTCCTTGTATTTCTGAGAAGGCATACAGCCCTCGTGTCACCGAGCTAAGGCATGAACGCAGCCCTCTAGGGAGGCGAGACAGTCCACGGACGGGTGAGACCCGGCCATCCAAGTTTGGTGAAGGATCAACACCGAAGTGA